One region of Oncorhynchus tshawytscha isolate Ot180627B unplaced genomic scaffold, Otsh_v2.0 Un_contig_1219_pilon_pilon, whole genome shotgun sequence genomic DNA includes:
- the LOC112238822 gene encoding uncharacterized protein LOC112238822 — translation MDISTHPPQQASILPPTSMEGVAASEREKMSAGTKRDKLPSTSSGTLTPSGEKCRSLETVISRLEMLNVGKKTLDIPALLLTTLDEMNSDELRRFQSYLIIGRMLGFPPIPESQLENTDRQNTVDQMVKRYGPEGAVRITLGILRGMDRDDVAEKLQRDHTRVLLLTSLQELTEDQLKKFQSYLTSGRIFGFPLIPERQLENTDRQDTVDQMVESYGPEGAVRNTGRILREMDRDDLAEKLERDHTRATTWWRDSDSDKWRRRKEHKAMRKRKEKRSFMLDVPALLLTGLEELTEEQLTTFQFYLTTVQLLGLPPIPESQLENTDRQNTVDQMVKRYNPEGAVRNTLKILREMDLDDLAEKLQRDHTRAWLLNSLEELNINELKTFQNYLNSGKLLGFPPMPKSQLENTDRQVTVDLMMKIYDPERAVKITLRILRCMNDHDLTEKLQSDHTGLSLSI, via the exons ATGGACATTTCAACCCACCCCCCTCAACAGGCGTCCATTCTGCCCCCCACCTCAATG GAGGGGGTAGCTGCTTCTGAGAGGGAAAAGATGTCTGCAGGGACAAAGAGGGACAAACTCCCCAGCACCTCTTCTGGAAC GTTGACCCCGTCTGGAGAGAAGTGTCGTAGTCTGGAGACTGTGATCTCTAGGCTGGAGATGCTGAATGTGGgaaag AAAACATTGGATATTCCAGCTCTGCTACTGACCACTCTGGATGAGATGAACTCAGATGAGTTGAGGAGATTCCAGTCTTACCTGATTATTGGCAGGATGTTAGGCTTTCCTCCCATCCCAGAGAGTCAGCTGgagaacactgacagacagaacacagtggaTCAGATGGTGAAGAGATACGGCCCTGAGGGAGCTGTGAGGATCACACTGGGGATCCTGAGGGGTATGGACCGAGATGATGTAGCAGAGAAGTTACAGAGAGATCACACTAGAG tTCTACTGCTGACCAGTCTGCAAGAGCTCACTGAAGATCAGCTGAAGAAATTTCAGTCTTACCTGACTAGTGGCAGGATATTTGGCTTTCCTCTCATCCCAGAGAGACAGCTGGAGAACactgacagacaggacacagtGGATCAGATGGTGGAGAGTTACGGCCCTGAGGGAGCTGTGAGGAACACGGGGAGGATCCTGAGGGAGATGGACCGAGATGATCTGGCAGAGAAGTTAGAGAGAGATCACACTAGAG CAACAACATGGTGGAGAGACTCAGACAGTGATAaatggagaaggaggaaggagcaTAAGGCaatgagaaaaagaaaagaaaaa AGATCCTTCATGTTGGATGTTCCAGCTCTGTTGCTGACCGGTCTGGAGGAGCTCACTGAAGAACAGCTGACGACATTTCAGTTTTACCTGACTACGGTCCAGCTGCTTGGCCTTCCTCCCATCCCAGAGAGTCAGCTGGAGAACACTGATAGACAGAACACAGTGGATCAGATGGTGAAGAGATACAACCCTGAGGGAGCTGTGAGGAACACACTGAAGATCCTGAGGGAGATGGATCTGGATGATCTGGCAGAGAAGTTACAGAGAGATCACACTAGAG CTTGGCTGCTGAACTCTCTGGAGGAGCTGAACATAAACGAGCTGAAGACATTTCAAAACTACCTGAATAGTGGCAAGTTGCTTGGCTTTCCTCCCATGCCAAAGAGCCAGCTGGAGAACACTGACAGACAGGTCACAGTGGATCTGATGATGAAGATATACGACCCTGAGAGAGCTGTGAAGATCACACTGAGGATCCTGAGGTGCATGAATGACCATGATCTCACTGAGAAGTTACAGAGTGATcacacaggtctctctctctctatctga